A region of the Candidatus Thermoplasmatota archaeon genome:
CGCATGCAGACTCAGCAATTCTCGCTCCAGCAGAGATAAGATCAAAAAGCCCGCCGTCTCTATCTATATTTTCTATCACTTGTTTCGACCCTGGTGCAACAACAAAACTAACATTTTGATGAACCTTTTTCCCCTTCAATATACGAGCGACTTTCATTAGATCAGCATATGATGAGTTCGTACAACTTCCAATACAAACCTGATCAACATCTAGTCCCTCTATCTCACGAACCTTCTTTATATTCCCAGGGCTATGAGGTATTGCTGCAAGTGGTTCTAACTCACTTAAATTAATTTCAACAACGCGATCATATTCTGCATCCTCATCAGCTTTTAGTTCAACCCAATCTTTTTCTCTACCTTGGGCTTTTAGAAATTGTTTTGTTATCTCATCACTTGGAAATATCGATGTTGTTACCCCACACTCTGCCCCCATATTTGTTATGGTCGCTCTTTCAGGAACAGATAATGTTTTTACTCCATCGCCAGCATATTCAAAAACACAACCTACATTACCTTTTGTAGTAAATATTTCTAGAACTTTAAGAATAACATCTTTTGCAGTCACCCATGGCCGTAATTTCCCCGTCAGATTTATCTTTATTACTTTAGGATATGATAGATAAAATAACCCTCCGGCCATTGCAACTGCGACATCTAAACCTCCTGCGCCAATGGCAATCATTCCTATTCCGCCACAGGTTGGCGTATGCGAATCTGAGCCTAGTAATGTTTTTCCAGGTTTACCAAACCTCTCAAGATGTACTTGATGACAGATACCATTACCTGCGCGTGAATAAATTATACCATATTTTGCTGCAACAGTTTGTAAATATTTATGGTCATCAGCATTTTCAAAACCAACTTGAATCGTATTATGATCGACATAACTAACAGACAGTTCTGTTTTAACCCTTGGAACTCCCATTGCTTCAAATTGAAGATATGCCATTGTACCAGTTGCATCCTGCGTCAAGGTTTGATCAATTTTTATTCCAACTTCTTTTCCTTTTTCAGGTTTTCCTTCTACAATATGTTTAGAGAGTATTTTTTCAGTTATCGTCATTCCCATAAATTTTTTCCTCCCATTTTCAACTGAAAACTGAATATTAATTTATTATATAAACCTTTTTAATTTGTTTTACATATAGACAATTAACATTAAACAAAAATGTTATTTTGATAAATATTATGTTTGAAATGAACTTTTTTACAATTTTAAATATATATATTGTATAAATGAGAAAACTTATATATCCAATTATTCCATTATTGGATTATGAAAAAAACACTACTTACAAAGAACGAAGAGAAAGTCCTTTGCGGACTAATAATGCATCCTGAAAAAAACGATAGCAAACTATCATCACAGATAAACGTAAAACTATCAACACTCACATCAATAAAAAAAAGACTACATGACCAGGGTTTCTTCCGCAAACTAAACGTACCAATGCTAAACCGCTTAGGTTGCGAACTATTAGCTGTCATATATGCGCAATTTAACCCTGTTATACCACTTGAAGAAAGAGTGCAGGCAACGAAAAAAACGATAGAGATTTTTGATGAACTTATTTTTTCAGTTGGTGAACAAGAAAAAGGTTTTTCCATAAATCTATCTAAAAACTACACGAACATAGGTAGAATAAATGAGGTAAGAACAGAAACTTTCGGTAAATTAGGTCTGCTTGAAAAAGAATATCCAAACGAAGCGATATTTCCTTTTGAAACAAGTCACATAACAAGATTTTTTGATTTTTCCAGAGTTCTTAACAAATTTTTTTCTTTAGATAATTCAAAAGAATTTTCAAAAGATTGGTTTAATGATATAAGCCAAACAGAGCTTACAAACAAAGAAAAAGAAGTATACGCTGCAATTATCAAACACCCTGATGCTACAACACAGCAAATAGGTGATATAGTTGGTCTTTCTCGGCATACCGTATCTAGGATGAAAAAACAATTTTTTGAAAATGACTTGATGAGAGAAATTGTTGTGCCGGATCTTAAAAAATTAGGTTTTGAGATACTGGTTTTTTATCATATAAAATTTAATCCTAACAAAGCACCAAGTGAGAGTAATATATCTTACCTCGACTCATCTTCCACTATATTTTTGGCTAGTAGAAAATTTGAAAGTGTTATAATATCAGCATATCCAACTTATCAAGAATACAAGCAGGATGAGATGAATAAAATCAGATTTTTAAAGGAGAATAATCTAATAACACATACTCCTTTTATTGGGACCTATGCTTTTGAGCACATGGTTGTTATAAAGGATTTTGATTTTGCACCCATTGTTAAAAAAACGTTCAATTTTAAATGATTTTTCACCCTATTTTTAAAGATGTATGAAAAAATACTTATACTGAAATTCTATTCCCGGCAATGCCCGATAATAGATATGTTAACTTGAATGACTGTTGATACAAAGTCGTTCTAAAAAACTGAGAATAAAAGTTAGCATGATTGTATTAGGGAGGACAGAAAATATGGCTATGTCAGATGAAGAAACAATTCAAGTTTTTAAACCAAGCAAAGAAATTAGTTCAAAAGCCTATGTTAAAAGCATGGAAGAATATCAAAAAATATATAATGATTCAATAAAAAACCCGGATAAATTTTGGGGAAAGATAGCCGAAGAATATGTCTCTTGGTACAAGAAGTGGAAAAAAGTCAGAGATTACAATTTTACCACTGCCAATATAAAATGGTTCGAGGGAGCTAAACTAAACGTTAGCTACAACTGTCTTGACAGACATGTTGAAAATGGTCATGGCAATGATCTTGCTCTCATTTGGGAGGGTAATGAACCATCTGAGATTAAAAAATATACATACAAACAATTACTTGATGAAGTACAAAAATTTGCAAATGTACTGAAATCAAATGGTATCAAAAAAGGTGACCGTGTTTGTATTTATCTCCAGATGATACCTGAGCTGCCAATAGCTATGCTTGCTTGTGCTCGCATAGGTGCTATTCACTCTGTTGTTTTTGGTGGTTTCTCTGCTGAGTCTCTTCGTGATAGAATAAATGATTCAAGTTGTAAAATGCTTATTACACAGGATGCTGGTGTTAGAGGACCTAAATCTCTTCCGATGAAGGCTACTGCTGATCAGGCTCTTCAACATTGCCCATCAATTGAGTCTGTTATTGTTGTAAAACGTATCGGTGAAAATGTTAACATGACCAGTAAAGATTATTGGTGGCATGAAGAAATGAAAAAAGCAAAACCAACTTGTCCACCTGAGCACATGGATGCTGAGGATCCATTGTTTATTTTGTATACCTCTGGTTCAACTGGTAAACCAAAAGGTGTTCTTCATACAACAGGTGGTTACCTTGTTTATGCTGCTTTTACCCATAAATACATTTTTGATTACCATGAGGGTGATATCTACTGGTGCACGGCAGATATAGGTTGGGTTACAGGTCATACTTACATAGTTTATGGTCCCTTAACTAACAAAGCTATCAGCCTAATGTTTGAGGGAGTACCAAACTACCCTGATTGGGGTAGATTCTGGGCTGTTGTTGAAAAACACAAGGTGAATATTTTCTACACAGCCCCGACTGCTCTTAGAACACTTATGAAAGAGGGTGACCAATGGGTCAAACAACATGACCTAAGCTCTTTGAGGATACTAGGTTCTGTTGGTGAGCCAATAAAAGCTAAAGAATGGCTATGGTATTATAATCTGGTTGGTGGCGGACGCTGCCCAATTGTTGACACCTGGTGGCAGACCGAAACCGGAGGGATACTTATTACACCATTACCTGGAGCCACACCTTTGAAACCTGGTTCTGCAACATTCCCATTCTTTGGCATTGAGCCAGCTATAATGGATGACTCAGGTAAAGAACTAAAAGGCAATGGTGTATCTGGTAACTTGGTGATTAAAGCAGCTTGGCCTGGTATTATGAGAACAGTTTTTGGTGACCATGAACGTTTCAGGAAAACGTATTTCACTGTTTATCCAAACTTTTTCTTCACTGGTGATGGTTGTTTGAGAGACGAGGATGGTTACTACTGGATAACCGGTAGAGTTGACGATATTATCAACGTATCAGGACACAGGATAGGAACCGCTGAGGTGGAAGGAGCCTTGGGTAAACATCCGAAGGTTGCTGAGGCAGCAGTAGTAGGTTTCCCACATGAAATCAAAGGACAAGGCATATACGCATATGTTACTTTGAAAACAGGTGAGAGATACGATGATAACCTTACAAAAGAGCTTATTCAGCTGGTTAGGAAAGAAATAGGCCCACATGCTACACCTGATAAGATCCAGTATGCTGAGGGTTTACCAAAGACCCGTTCTGGTAAAATCATGAGGCGTATACTACGTAAAATCGCTGATGGTAACGTTGACCAAATCGGTGATACTAGCACACTCGCAGATCCATCTATTATTGATAACTTAGTTAAAAACAGAAAATAAACTCTTATCAACTCTTTTTTCCTTTTTTTGAGCAAAATACTTTTCTGTAGTAATCTATACCTGTATTGGGAAACATGGATTTCGACAAGATTAAATTAGGTGTTGTTGAGCTTATAAAAAAAGCTGAGGTCGAGCTTCCAGATGATGTCATCGTTGCTTTGAAAAAAGCTTACAAATCAGAAGAAGGTTTAGCTAAAATCCAACTTAAAAATATTCTTGATAATATAAACATCGCTAAAAAAACTGGTAGGCCTCTATGCCAGGATACAGGTGTTCAGACTTTTTTTATAAAAGCAGGTGTTGATTTTCCAAAAGTTGGTTATTTGAAAACTGTTATCACAGATGCTGTTAGAATTGCTACTGAAAAAGTGCCTCTCAGGCCAAATACAGTCGATCCATTCACCAAGTTCAATCACACTGATAATGTTGGTGATTACATACCTGCTATCACCTGGGATTTTACTGATGGAAGCGATGTTTTTATCACAGCTATCCCGAAGGGTGCTGGTAGTGAAAATATGAGCAAGCTTGTTATGCTCCGTCCTGGTGCTGGACTTGAGGGAATAAAGGATTTCGTCGTTAATGAAATAATTAATGCAGGTGGTAACCCTTGTCCTCCTACTGTTATCGGTGTTGGTATCGGTGGTGGTGCTGATTTGGCTATGAAACTTGGTAAGACTGCTTTGCTTAGACCTGTTGGTGTTCGCCACCATGATAAGAAGATTGCTGATTTTGAAAGAGAATTAATTAAAAATATTAATGATACAGGCATTGGCCCTATGGGTATAGGTGGCAAAACTACTGTTTTGGATGTTCATGTTGAAAAGGCTCCTCGCCACCCTGCTAGTTTACCTGTTGGTCTTGTTGTTCAATGTTGGGCTGATCGTCGTGCTACAATGATTATTCATAGTAATGGTAGTTGGGAGGTTAAATAGTGGCTAAATACAATCTTAATATTCCCCTTAAAAAATCTGATGTTGAAAAACTATGTGTTGGTGACGTTATCTTTGTTTCAGGTGATGTATTTACCGCTCGTGATACCGCTCATAAAATAATGCTTGAAAAAGATGTTTTTCAGATCCCTTTTGATCCTAGTACCATGGGTCTTTATCATTGTGGCCCTTTAATGAGAAAATCAAAAGATAGTTGGGAGGTTGTTTCTGCTGGTCCAACTACCAGTGATCGTATGGATATGTTTGAGGATAGTTTTATCGATAAATTTGGTGTTAATCTTATCATAGGCAAGGGGTCTATGGGGAATAAAACCAAAAAAGCATTACAAAAATATATATGCGTATATACTTTGTATACTGGTGGTGCCGGTGCCCTAGCAGCAGACAAAATTCAAGAAGTAAAAAATGTTTACTGGTTAAAAGAACTAGGAATGACCGAGGCGGTTTGGATATTCAAAGTAAAAAACTTTGGCCCACTGGTTGTAGCAATAGACTCACATGGAAAATCGATATATGACCAAGTAAAAAACAAAATTAAAAGAGGCTGATTTGATTTGGATGTTGACCTTTCAATAAACCCTGAAGAAACATCCGTTATAATAAAAGATTTCATAAAAACCTATGTAAACAACTCTGGTTGCAAAGGTGTTGTTGTTGGTTTGTCAGGTGGTGTAGACTCTGCTGTTGTAGCTCTTTTATGTAAACAAGCCTTAGGCAAAAATAAAACAAGGTGTGTTTTTTTACCAGATGAATCAACACCAAACATTGATAATAAACACCTCGAACTTTTAGTAAAAAAACTTGATTTATCATGCAAAAAAATAGATATAACACCTGTTGTAAAAGAAATAAATAAACACTCTGTTATCAAACCAGACAGACTAGCGCTCGCTAACATAAAGGCTAGAACAAGAATGATTTTTCTTTTTGAATACGCAAATATGACTAA
Encoded here:
- a CDS encoding aconitate hydratase is translated as MGMTITEKILSKHIVEGKPEKGKEVGIKIDQTLTQDATGTMAYLQFEAMGVPRVKTELSVSYVDHNTIQVGFENADDHKYLQTVAAKYGIIYSRAGNGICHQVHLERFGKPGKTLLGSDSHTPTCGGIGMIAIGAGGLDVAVAMAGGLFYLSYPKVIKINLTGKLRPWVTAKDVILKVLEIFTTKGNVGCVFEYAGDGVKTLSVPERATITNMGAECGVTTSIFPSDEITKQFLKAQGREKDWVELKADEDAEYDRVVEINLSELEPLAAIPHSPGNIKKVREIEGLDVDQVCIGSCTNSSYADLMKVARILKGKKVHQNVSFVVAPGSKQVIENIDRDGGLFDLISAGARIAESACGFCIGNSQSPKTGAISLRTSNRNFEGRSGTKDAQVYLVSPETAAAAVITGKITDPRDLEKMGINYPSVSMPKKYYIDDSMFILPPEDGKNIKIYRGPNIGEPPKSTPMPENIEGVVTIKVGDKITTDHIIPAGARMKYRSNVPKYSEFVFEIIDPKFHERAKQIKETGKFNIIVGGVSYGQGSSREHAAICPMYLGVKAVIAKSMERIHKANLVNFGIIPLRFKNENDYNVVDQNDEIEITNIPTLLKNGKPLTVKDKTKNKTFEVEYDLSEREKQILLAGGTLNYIK
- a CDS encoding helix-turn-helix domain-containing protein, with the protein product MKKTLLTKNEEKVLCGLIMHPEKNDSKLSSQINVKLSTLTSIKKRLHDQGFFRKLNVPMLNRLGCELLAVIYAQFNPVIPLEERVQATKKTIEIFDELIFSVGEQEKGFSINLSKNYTNIGRINEVRTETFGKLGLLEKEYPNEAIFPFETSHITRFFDFSRVLNKFFSLDNSKEFSKDWFNDISQTELTNKEKEVYAAIIKHPDATTQQIGDIVGLSRHTVSRMKKQFFENDLMREIVVPDLKKLGFEILVFYHIKFNPNKAPSESNISYLDSSSTIFLASRKFESVIISAYPTYQEYKQDEMNKIRFLKENNLITHTPFIGTYAFEHMVVIKDFDFAPIVKKTFNFK
- the acs gene encoding acetate--CoA ligase, encoding MSDEETIQVFKPSKEISSKAYVKSMEEYQKIYNDSIKNPDKFWGKIAEEYVSWYKKWKKVRDYNFTTANIKWFEGAKLNVSYNCLDRHVENGHGNDLALIWEGNEPSEIKKYTYKQLLDEVQKFANVLKSNGIKKGDRVCIYLQMIPELPIAMLACARIGAIHSVVFGGFSAESLRDRINDSSCKMLITQDAGVRGPKSLPMKATADQALQHCPSIESVIVVKRIGENVNMTSKDYWWHEEMKKAKPTCPPEHMDAEDPLFILYTSGSTGKPKGVLHTTGGYLVYAAFTHKYIFDYHEGDIYWCTADIGWVTGHTYIVYGPLTNKAISLMFEGVPNYPDWGRFWAVVEKHKVNIFYTAPTALRTLMKEGDQWVKQHDLSSLRILGSVGEPIKAKEWLWYYNLVGGGRCPIVDTWWQTETGGILITPLPGATPLKPGSATFPFFGIEPAIMDDSGKELKGNGVSGNLVIKAAWPGIMRTVFGDHERFRKTYFTVYPNFFFTGDGCLRDEDGYYWITGRVDDIINVSGHRIGTAEVEGALGKHPKVAEAAVVGFPHEIKGQGIYAYVTLKTGERYDDNLTKELIQLVRKEIGPHATPDKIQYAEGLPKTRSGKIMRRILRKIADGNVDQIGDTSTLADPSIIDNLVKNRK
- a CDS encoding fumarate hydratase, which produces MDFDKIKLGVVELIKKAEVELPDDVIVALKKAYKSEEGLAKIQLKNILDNINIAKKTGRPLCQDTGVQTFFIKAGVDFPKVGYLKTVITDAVRIATEKVPLRPNTVDPFTKFNHTDNVGDYIPAITWDFTDGSDVFITAIPKGAGSENMSKLVMLRPGAGLEGIKDFVVNEIINAGGNPCPPTVIGVGIGGGADLAMKLGKTALLRPVGVRHHDKKIADFERELIKNINDTGIGPMGIGGKTTVLDVHVEKAPRHPASLPVGLVVQCWADRRATMIIHSNGSWEVK
- a CDS encoding FumA C-terminus/TtdB family hydratase beta subunit, with product MAKYNLNIPLKKSDVEKLCVGDVIFVSGDVFTARDTAHKIMLEKDVFQIPFDPSTMGLYHCGPLMRKSKDSWEVVSAGPTTSDRMDMFEDSFIDKFGVNLIIGKGSMGNKTKKALQKYICVYTLYTGGAGALAADKIQEVKNVYWLKELGMTEAVWIFKVKNFGPLVVAIDSHGKSIYDQVKNKIKRG